The genomic segment CAAACCTACCATGTTGCTCATTGAGGCAGGTATAGATCCCTGTAACTTATTGTGTCTTAAATAAAGTATCTCCAAATTTTGTAATCCTCCAATTTCTCTAGGAATTCCATTTGAGAATTGATTGATTGATAGATCCATTTGTGCCAAAGCCTTTAGATTTCCAATTTCAGGAGGTAAAGAACCACTCATGTTGTTTGTTGATAAGTCAAGAACCAGTAGATCTTTAAGATTCCATAAGCTTGTTGGTATGTTGGAAGTCAATTTGTTGGAACCTAGATATATCTCCCTAAGGGAAGTAACATTCCCTAAACAATTTGGAAGAGATCCTGAAAGTTGATTGTTACCCAAGGAAATAACACTCAATCTCTGCAATTTACATAGACTATCTCCAAAAAATCTTGTAAGCATGTTATCCCGTATGCCCAATCCCTGAAGGTTTCTTAGGTTGCCAATTGATGTGGGAATTGACCCAACCAAGTTGTTTCCATTAAGATTAAGGGTTAATAAGCTAGTTAAGTTTCCAAATCCATCCGGAATTCGCCCCTTGATTTTTCAATTACTAGCGATAAAGCTTGTAAGAGATGTTGAAAGATTCCCGATGGAGGCTGGAAGCATACCATTTAGAGGGTTCAAATCTAGAAAAAGATATGTTAAATTTCTGCAATTGGTTAAGGAAGTCAGGAAGCTTAACGATGAGTCACTATTTAAATTGTTTGACTCCAAGTTTAGTTCCCGTAGACGAGTCAAATATCCAAGAGAATTGGGAATCAAGTTTTTCTGAGTTGGTTGTATGAAAGCTCTAGAATAGTTAGTTTTGAACAATTGGAAATAGAATGAGGTATAGTCCCAACAAGATATGTTAAGCCCATCAAATAAAGCTCTTCAATGTTGGGTAAGACAGAACCTATGTTTGATGGTATAGTTCCTGATAGATTATTGAATGAAAGAGAAATTTTTCTCAGCCCTGATATGTTGAAGATCTCCATTGCAAGTGAACCACTAAAACTATTATACGCAAGATCGATTCCCTCCAGCTCAATAAGGTTGCTTATCTCTTTGGGTATTTCACCTGGTAACACATGAAGAAAGAATGAATACTAGATTTCTTAGTTCAATCTGGTATAAGTTGTAATTTTTGCCAACCCTTGCTATCAGTTTGAATACGTACCAATAAACATATTTTCACTAAGATCTAACATCTGCATCTTGGTTAAATTGTCAATCTCCCGTGGTAAGTATCCACTAACATTGTTGCGTCGTAGTATCAAATATTGCAGTGAGGAGATATTGAATATGGAGATCGGAATTATCCCTGCAATTCATGTGCAATAAATTTTTTGTGGAAGTAATTAGATTCAATACTACTAGCACTCATAAGATAATTAATGTAGCAGGAACATACCTGTGAAATGGTTATATTTGAGGGACAGTTTCTGCAAGTTACTCAATCTTCCAATTCCACTATGTATTGGTCCATCAAAATCATTTACTGATAAATCCAATAGTTGAAGTTCTGAACAATTTGACAAGCTTGTAGGCATATGACCATGAAAATTGTTTTTGTGTAGATAAAGctctttgagtatttggagatGATTGCATAAACCATTTGGAAGAATTCCCGATAAGCTATTTCCTGTAAATGCAATGACTTCGATTTTAGAAATATTGAAAATTGACAATGGTATAGAGCCTGTAAGCTTATTAAATTGTATGCCCAACTCGTTCAAGTTGTGAAGATTGCCGATCCTTTCTGGAATGTTTCCTTCAAGTGAATTAAAAGATATATCTAAAGACTCCAACCTTGAGGCATTCAAGAGTGATAGAGGAATAGAGCCTATGAGCTTGTTACCCCTCAAGTTTAATTCTCTAAGGTTTATGAGACTTCCAATCACTTTTGGGATTTGACCCTCTATGAAATTGGATCTCAGATTCAAAGTTTCAAGTGTGGAAATattagaaaatgaagaagggatGGAACCAGTGAAACTATTATATCCAAGATTTAGAACTTGAAGTTCGTGTAAAAACCCAAACCAAGAAGGAACCTCCCCTATGAAGTTGTTGAAACTTATATCAAGAAATTTAAGTCGATGCAAACGTGCCATTTCTTGAGGCAAATTGCCATGAAAATTGTTGCTTCCCAAGTCAAGAGTAGCAAGAAATGTGAGGTTTCCAAAATCACGGGGGATACTGCCCATAAGAGCCAAGTTAGAAAGATTCAAGGATTTCACTCTTTGGTGACGAGAGCCACAAGTGACTCCCACCCAATGGCAAACAGAAATAGCTGGAGACCAGCTTTCATCCAAGAAGTGAAAGGGGTCCGAAATGATTTGGGATTTTAGGGAAAGAAGAGCTAATTGATCAGTGGTAATGTTGGTATGAGTCATGGCTGAACTAGCCATAGCATAGTGAAGCAACAAGTGTGTTAATAGACAAGAGGCGAATGCTTTCTCCATGGTTGCATAAATTAGTAGGAAGATGGTATGACTAGTAACCTGTGGTTTTGAGACTATAAATAGCAATGAGATCTCCCTTTTGGTCTTCAGGAAATTTAAAATATCTTTTGAGGAGATTTTCATTCTAATCtattttaagggaaaaaaggaaaaaaaaatacttttctttaCTCATTCTTTCATATCAATACTAATAGCACCAAATCAACCAGGTCTTGCACGTCTCAATCAGAATTGTAAATATGGTGCAAAAATTCCTCTAATAAGCCAAAGACTTGTGCAAGTCAACCAAGTCTTGCTTTCATATTCTGTAGAATTGTGTAGTGAGAAGTAGTGTTACCTTTGCGCTACTCGTTTTTTATTAGAGAAATTTTCCAAGTCATGTGGGCCCTGAGGACTAGACCAACAACCAACCAAGTCTTTCATCCAAGAAGTGAAAGGGGTCTGAAATGATTTGGGATTTAGGGAAAGAAGAGCTAGTTGATCAGTCGTAATGTTGGTATGAGTCATGGCTGAACTAGCCATAGCATAGTGAAGCAACAAGAGTAATAGACAAGAAGCGAATGCTTTCTCCATGGTTGCATAAATTAGTAGGAAGATGGTATGGCTAGTAACCTGTGGTTTTGATGCTATAAATAGCAATGAGATCTCCCTTTTGGTCTTCAGGATATTTAAAATATCTTTTGACGAGATTTTTCATTCTAATCTATTTTAacgaaaaaaagggggaaaaaaaatacttttctttaCTCATTCTTTCATATCAATACTAATACCACCAAATCAACCAAGTCTTGCACGTCTCAATCAGAATTGTAAATATGGTGCAAAAATTCCTCTAATAAGCCGAAGACTTGTGCAAGTAAACCAAGTCTTGCTTTCATATTCTGTAGAATTGTGTGGTGAGAAGTAGTGTTACCTTTGCGCTACTCGTTTTTTATTAGAGAAATTTTCCGAGTCATGTGGGCCCTGAGGACTAGACCAACAACCAACCAAGTCTTGCAAATTTGGCAAATTTCACCTTGTCGTCTTGTTTTGTCCAGTGAATTACTTTCTATAATGATGaataattcaattcaaaaaggattttattcaTCACTCTGTTGTTCATAAACTATGCCCTATTATCATTATGCTATGCTGATGTTAATATCCTTTTTTCCTCAGGTAATGGCAACTCTCTAGCTATTTGGTGGCTTCAAACTCTTATGCTGATACAATTGAGGAATTAAACCAAATCATTGGCTTTAACAACAGCAACTTCCCTTTTAAATAGAgttaatggaaaaaaaaaaaacacctaaACTATCATCTTTTCACGAGTTTCATACCTCAACTATCCATTGTTCCATTTACATGTCTAAACTATCACTCTCgttgtattaaaacacacctttATGTTGAGTTGGTCTCACACACCTGTTGTCAATTGGGAACAAATATTTGGCCAACTCAGCATTGatgtgtgttttaatacaaaaGGAATAATAGGTTATGTAGGTAAAGAGAATAATGGATTGTTGAGATGTGGAATCCGCGAAAAAGTTATAGTTTAGGTATATTTTTGTCCGTTAACTCTTTTAAATATCTTGAACGTCCAAATCAGGGCCGCCTCAACAACATTgggggcctaaagccaaacttcAGAGAAAGAGGCCCTTTTCCTTTTCAACGGAAAGGTCATCATATATGTTTTTAGTTAAAGTCTACTTTTTGAGCTTTTTCAGATGTGAAGTCGTTAATTACTGTTTTATAATCGATTTGTTCTAACAATCccttttcaattgataatatagctAATCCATTCAATCTATGTTGAGAcattgttgatcttagataaaattttatcaattttagttTTGAAAAATTCTTTCGGCGGAGGCAactgttatatatataaaatacatcttaaGGAAAAGATAAGGCCTCAAGTGATTGCTTTATTGGCCTTATGGTCGAGCCACCCCTGCAATTAAATATCAACTAGTCCAAGTTAATTTCCAAATGGCCAACGCTaataaaaaatctctattttttcACTAATTGTTCGCTGAAAAATGTTCAGTGACTACTTCTCGCCGAATGTCGGTGAGAAAAACCTCAATAGTTGTGATTTCACacatagaaattaaaaaaactcCCATCGTTTcaatggaaaattattttccaccATGCATTTTTTCAGTGAGCTAGTTTAGTGGCAACGAGGTAGGAAAATCATGTCTTGTGACACAAATTTTTCGCTGAATGTGATGGGAAAAACCTTTATTTCTAGTAGTGTAATTGCTCGATTcagcaaaaaaatgaatttaggATTTTTATTGCTCCCGCATGGTATCCCATAATCATATTATAAGGGTCCCAACTAATTCAAGTTATCAGCGCACAAGGTCTATTTAAAGAGAAAGTGCTCCTTACCAGAATATTTTTCATACTCAGAATCTCAATACCGAAATCTCTTATTAATAGTGAAAGATAACTAGTACTTGATAGAATAATTCACTAgttataaaatataaagaaaggaaaaaaaaaatcagttggCATGCATAATTCATGTGATTTGGAGCTGAGGGACCTCTAATTCTATCCTTTAACACTTGCACGATTGTTATGTTAATCACTTAAAGCTCATAAATGTATCAAATGTACAACAGCAATACATTGCTTACGCTTGAGTATAAAACTCGTATCATAATAAGCTCAATATAACTGGGACTTTTGTCAAATCACAACAATTTTCTACCACACAAATTCGTTAAGCCATCACTTAGATACCAACTAGTCCAAGTTAATTTCCAAATGGCCAACGCTAataaaaaaatctctattttcccACTAATTTTCCATTGAAAATGTTTAGTGATTATTTCTCACCGAATGTCAGTGAGAAAAGCCTAAATAGTAGTGATTTcacacaaaaaaatcaaaaaatttcccATTGTTTCAATGGGAACTTATTTCCCACTATGCGTTTTTCCAGTGAGCTGATTCAGTGAGAATGAGGTAggaaaattatattttgtaatacaAATATctcactgaatgtcggtggaaAAAACCTTTATTTCTAGTAGTGCAATTGCTCGATTcaccaaaaaaatgaatttaggATTTTTATTGTTCCCGCATGGTATCCCATAATCATATTGAAGGTTTACACATAACACATTAATCTAAACTAATTAGATAGGTCGTAAACCATAAAAGAAGAACTTACTTGTTCTTCGTGTAGCGGAAGGAAGTCGGAAGTCGCGGTGTTTTGAATTCTTGGCCGATGGTGGTTGTCACGTTATATTGAGCAACCCCTAAATCACGCCAAACCCTAATATATTGTAGAGAAGAGAAGAGCAGAAAAATACTTCAgaagtatattttattttacaccGTAAGTGTTATTATATAGGAAATATTAGGGCTAAGTTTAATTACCCTAATGGGCCTTAAGCACCCCTTATGGGTGGACCCAAATTTCCTACACATAATGGGAGTGCTCATCTAATATGAGAAACATGTTCTCAACTCATCTCCGCAATCATTCATACCGGGAAGTAGACCGTGCGACCAGTATACTGTGAGAGCTAAGTGCTATACATCCGTTAGGAGTATATAGCCTCTTGCCGAGTGCAAACCTGCAAGTAGATCATAAAGTATGCAGTACCCCAGatcatatgaatcacatttGATATAATCTCAAGATCTCATATATcattatttcttgtattcacaATTGTAACTCATAAGTTATAATTGGTGCACCAGTGAATACAAATTAATGAGATTCCATCAATGATCTTCCTCTTCTCACGAACCTCTTAACATTAGGTTAATTTCTTTTCTAGATATACTCCGCCAGACCGAATCTGTGTTCATGGTCTTTTGGAAGCACACTAAGATAGCTAACATCAAACTAAGTCTCAAGTATCTAATCCGAGTCACAAAGGGTACAAATCTTGAGCCACCATAAAGGCTCTGGGTCTCACACAACAATAAGTTGAGAATGGACTTATGTTAGCCCAATTGGTCGACATTAGCACACATGGTATGAAACACATGCTACAGCATTTCCTCCTTTCCTAGGGAGCGTATGTCATTATCTCGTAAAGAATGTTGTACATATGATATTTAGACACCATAAGTATCTAAATTTGAGTTCCTTGATCTACTATATCATTTTTAACTCACATCTGGCTCAGTAAGTAGACTAGGTGAACGTTTTTCACCTTAACGACCTTATGTCATTATTTATGCGACGTTCATGATTTTAAGTTGAAAGCTCTCAAATTATCCATTtgataatttttcttaaaatccaGTCTCATCTCCACTCATCACTAAGATAAGGAGGTGGTTACCTGTGTGAGAAGGTCAACCTCTTGTCTACCCGacatacttaaaaaaaataagtaacgAATGCACACAACATTCAAGATttaaaatatgtatgtatgtaaatcAACTTTATTGATAATTAAAGAACATCAGTCTTGTGAACAtggggaaattaaaaaaatgaagtatCTTAGAATCTACGCAAGCCTTGAGACCTAGTGTGTCTCACAAATGCATCTCTAGACAAAGGCTTGGTCAATGGATCTGCTAACATATCTTTTGTAGGCACATACTTCACGTTCACTACCTTGCGTTTAACCATATCTCTCGCATAGTTATACTTGATATCTATGTGTTTGGTTTTGCAATGAAAATTAGGGTCCTTGGTAGAGGAAATTGCAGCCTCACTGTCACAGTAGACTAACACTGGTCGGCATCTTGTTGTGATATCCAATAAGTGTTCCAAGAACCTTTTCAACCAAGCATAGCTTCTTGTGTTAGATGCGAGAGCCACATATTCGGCTTCCATAGTAGATAGTGATATACATGATTGTTTCTTACTACTCCATGATACGGCGCCATCACTGAGTAAGAAAACATATCCTTTCATGATCAGCATCACTGTATCCAACTAATCGCAGATCTTTGTCGCCATGGTAACAAAGTGCATAATCAGCAGTTCCCTTCAGATATCTCATGATTCTCTTTACTGCTTGCCAATGTGCTAAACCTGGGTCGATTTGATATCTACTTACCAAGCCAACTGCTTGACCGATATCAGGTCTAGTACACACCATAACATACATTAGACTTCCGACTGCGCTCCTATAAGGAACTCGGctcatttttcctttctcttcagGAGTCTTAGGACACATTTGACTACCCAAGGCATAGCCTTTACTGATAGGAGTATCAACAGGGCTACTATTTTGCATATTGAATCGTTCAAGAACTTTTCTAATGTAATTCTCTTGGGAGAGATACAATAGTTTCTTTGGACGATTTCTTGAAATCTTAACTCCAAGAATATATGCAGCTTCACCCAtatctttcatctcaaattgGGACGATAACCATGACTTTATCTCAGTAATGAACTCCTTATCATTTCTAGCTATACGTATGTCATCTACATACAATGTTAAAATTACAAACTTGTTTCTTGATCTTTTGGTATAAACGCAATGGTCTTCATCCATCATGGTAAAACCATTGGATACGATAACATTCTGAAAACGTATATACCACTGCCTTGAAGATTGTTTGAGGCCATAAATAGACTTCAAAAGTCTACAAACCTTTTGTTCGTGGCCCTTTTCAATGAAACATTCAAGTTGTTCCATATAAATTTCTTCATCTAATTCTCCATTGAGAAAGGCAGTCTTTACATCCATTTGATGTAACTCAAGATCCAAGCTTGCAACTATAGCTAGAACAAGACGAGAGGTAAACCTAACAGCAGGCGAGAAAGTCTCGTCGTAGTCTATTCCTTTCTCGCGTGTATACCCTTTTGCCACTAGTCGAGCCTTatatctttcaactgtgccatCAGCCTTGAGCTTTATTTTGAGAACCCATTTGCTCCCAATAGTTTTGCGTCCCTAAGGGAGGTCAACTAGTTCCCAAACTTTGTTGACTCTCATAGACTCCAACTCATCTTCCATTGCTTTTGTCCATTTGTCCTTAGAAGGGCATGAGAGAGCCTCTTTTACATTTTTAGGCTCATTTTCATCTTGTAGGAGCATCATAAATAATTCACCGCCTTCAATGTCAAATCGTCAGCGGGGAGTCTTTTTACGAGAACCACGTCTAGTTTGTGATTCATCATTGTTCCTATTTGGATCAACGTTGCTCCCACTCGGATCAAGAACACTTAACCTGCTCCCACTCGGAACAAGATCGGTGACCATCTCGCTCCCACTTGGAACAAGATCCATTTGGTCACTTTTATTAAGTGTAGAAGGATTACTTTCATTCGCACCTGATGATGGAAGAGGTTGCTGATGAGAAACTAATTCATCATCTGCTAAAATACTCCCACTCGAATGAAGAGATCCTTGTACGTCTTGATCCCCTAGCTCAAACAATGATAGGTCTTGACCTACCTCTGCCTTCTTAGGAAACTCATTCTCTAAGAATGTGACATCTCATGATTCAAATTTAGTTACACTCCCACTGTTTTGCTGACCTATAAACACATAACCCTTTGAGCTTTCAGAGTACCTTATAAAGATACTTTTCTTTCCTCTTGGGCCTAATTTGCCATATTTGTGAGAGGAATCATGTGTATATGCAGCACAACCCCAAGGTCTTAATACACTCAGGTCAGGATATCTTCCAGTCTATAACTCATATGGAGTGGTTGCAACTGATTTTGAAGGCACTCAGTTAAGTACATAAGTGGCAGTAAGCAAAGCATCACCCCAAAAATTAATTGGGAGGTTAGCTTGTGCCATCATCGACCTAACCATTTCTAGGAGCGTTAAATCTTCTTATCCGCAATaccattttgttgtggagtATTTGGGATAGTCAACTGATGAACTATTCCTTTTCATCACATAACCCATTAAATTGAGTCGATAAGTATTCCTACCATGATTAGTTCGAAGAGCTTTTATCTTCTTGTCTAATTGATTTTCCACTAAGCTCATATAGCGTTTGAAACAACTTATTGCTTCAAATTTGCGGGAAATTAAATAGACATAACTGAAACgggtaaaatcatcaataaatgtAATGAAATAGCTTGCTCCATGCCTAGCTCTAATATTCATAGGCCCACGGATATCGGAATGGACTAATTGCAAAGGATATTCGGCTTTAGTCGCTTTCCGAAAGGTTTTCGTGCAGATTTTCCCGCTAGACAATTTTCACAAGTGGACAATTCCACATGTTCAATGCCGGCAAGCAAACCTTGTTTCGCTAGCCTTTGCATTCTTTGTTGGCCAATATGACCAAGTCTAGCATGCCATATGTTtacatcattatcatatttattTGTAGAAGTAAACATAGAAAAACTAGCATTATTATTGAATGAACCATAATCCAAATCCATAATAAATAAACCTCACCACACATGACCAAAACCAAATAATGTTGAATCATAAGTCAACTTGAGATAAGTGTCATGAATAAACAAGCTAAATCCTAGCCTAAGAAACAGAACGATAACATTCGACGAATTGTTGGTGCATAAAGGACATCATGTAGAATTAGGTCTCGACCGCCACGCATGACTAACTTGCGTGTACCGATCCCTTCAACATCAACTTTATTGTTGTTTCCCATATATCCACTTTCTTTCACGTGAAACTGCGGCAAATTCAACAAAAGCATTGCGCTCCCGTTATGTGGTCCGTTGCTCCCAGTCTACAATCCACAAAGGATTAGATTCGCTTAGTAAACAACTAGAAACACAAAGTTCACTAATTCGAATTTTATGAAATACCTTTCTAGGAGGCTCGAGCAATCCTTAGCATAGTGACCACTTTTCACAATTATAGCACTTCACTTTAGCAACATTGACACGTTTGGGGACGtctattctttcctttttcaatcGTTGCTCGTTTAGCAGTCGAGTCGGCCGAGTTTGAGGTGGCCTCTTCTTTCCCCGCTTCTTTCGCTTTGATCACCTTTGTTTTTAGAGGTTGTTGCCGTGTGCAACTCGGTATTGGCTTTGCGGCCTCGAGTCGTTCCTCATAACTTAAGATGCCTCCGATATCTTCCGAGTTGTGATTCTTTCATTATGAGTCAAGTGCATTTTCATATGATCCCGCGAACTAGGCAAATAGCGTATGACGCTTGAATTTGTTGTTCATCGGTCAACACATGACCAACATCTTTTAACTCCCCGATCATGTTTGTCATTTGCCTCGATGCGTTTTCATTGAATGCTGCGGGCGCTTGCTTGTATGAGTCAAACTTGATCGTCGAGATCTTAGCCTTGCGGTCGAACAGTACCAAACCTATTCTTCAAAGCAATCAAAGTTCCATAGCCCTTTGATGATCCTTGAACTCCCAGATGTCATCATCCAACGTGCTTAGCAAACGTAATGCGAGCGGTGGAGTTCTTTTTCTTCCAAGCATAATACGCTTCACTTGGCCACGCCTATGCTTGAACCGTGTTGCCATCCTCGAACTCATTCATGACATTGTTAATGGCTTCCGCAGCCTCTTGCTCTTCCAAAGACATATTGAACTTTCAAACTCCAAGTTTCATAGTTGTCACCATTGAGTTTCAACCATACGTTAAGCTCGGTAACAATGTTTTTCGGCCATAGTCATTCTTTAACACACAAAAAATAATGAGAaccattaaaataataaaacgcAAGGCACTATGTtcaacacacatacatattatgAAACTATGCATCAATTGACTAAGGTAATAAACACATATATTAATCATGGAGTCAAGAGTTCACTATGTTTAATCATCATCCgagaaattaaaatattatgaaaATTAGCCTAGTCAATTACCTAGCTTAGCATCTTAATCATATTTAGGCAACATAATTGTCTATCATGATTTTATAATCCCATATGGATTATCAGTTAAACAAATTAACTTTTATACGCATGCTAATAAATTCACATTAAATTTTAATGTCAAACTAAttaacatagtacacatattaAACAAATTAACAAGCAAGATTAACGTTAAACCAAGTAACATATATTTCGTGCtaaattaacataaaatgtgTTAAACTAATTAACATATTATACATGCTAAAAATATTAACATAGACTTTACCATAATGATATTAAACTAATTAGCCTTTAGCACACATCAAACAAATTAACGT from the Lycium ferocissimum isolate CSIRO_LF1 chromosome 11, AGI_CSIRO_Lferr_CH_V1, whole genome shotgun sequence genome contains:
- the LOC132037262 gene encoding LRR receptor-like serine/threonine-protein kinase RGI5 isoform X1 codes for the protein MKISSKDILNFLKTKREISLLFIVSKPQVTSHTIFLLIYATMEKAFASCLLTHLLLHYAMASSAMTHTNITTDQLALLSLKSQIISDPFHFLDESWSPAISVCHWVGVTCGSRHQRVKSLNLSNLALMGSIPRDFGNLTFLATLDLGSNNFHGNLPQEMARLHRLKFLDISFNNFIGEVPSWFGFLHELQVLNLGYNSFTGSIPSSFSNISTLETLNLRSNFIEGQIPKVIGSLINLRELNLRGNKLIGSIPLSLLNASRLESLDISFNSLEGNIPERIGNLHNLNELGIQFNKLTGSIPLSIFNISKIEVIAFTGNSLSGILPNGLCNHLQILKELYLHKNNFHGHMPTSLSNCSELQLLDLSVNDFDGPIHSGIGRLSNLQKLSLKYNHFTGIIPISIFNISSLQYLILRRNNVSGYLPREIDNLTKMQMLDLSENMFIGEIPKEISNLIELEGIDLAYNSFSGSLAMEIFNISGLRKISLSFNNLSGTIPSNIGSVLPNIEELYLMGLTYLVGTIPHSISNCSKLTILELSYNQLRKT
- the LOC132037263 gene encoding receptor kinase-like protein Xa21, whose product is MLTRFFGDSLCKLQRLSVISLGNNQLSGSLPNCLGNVTSLREIYLGSNKLTSNIPTSLWNLKDLLVLDLSTNNMSGSLPPEIGNLKALAQMDLSINQFSNGIPREIGGLQNLEILYLRHNKLQGSIPASMSNMVGLEFLDLSHNNISGIISKSLEKLQNLKYFNVSFNKLYGEIPSSGPFKNLSSRFLFHLQ
- the LOC132037262 gene encoding LRR receptor-like serine/threonine-protein kinase GSO2 isoform X2; this translates as MKISSKDILNFLKTKREISLLFIVSKPQVTSHTIFLLIYATMEKAFASCLLTHLLLHYAMASSAMTHTNITTDQLALLSLKSQIISDPFHFLDESWSPAISVCHWVGVTCGSRHQRVKSLNLSNLALMGSIPRDFGNLTFLATLDLGSNNFHGNLPQEMARLHRLKFLDISFNNFIGEVPSWFGFLHELQVLNLGYNSFTGSIPSSFSNISTLETLNLRSNFIEGQIPKVIGSLINLRELNLRGNKLIGSIPLSLLNASRLESLDISFNSLEGNIPERIGNLHNLNELGIQFNKLTGSIPLSIFNISKIEVIAFTGNSLSGILPNGLCNHLQILKELYLHKNNFHGHMPTSLSNCSELQLLDLSVNDFDGPIHSGIGRLSNLQKLSLKYNHFTGEIPKEISNLIELEGIDLAYNSFSGSLAMEIFNISGLRKISLSFNNLSGTIPSNIGSVLPNIEELYLMGLTYLVGTIPHSISNCSKLTILELSYNQLRKT